One Helicoverpa zea isolate HzStark_Cry1AcR chromosome 11, ilHelZeax1.1, whole genome shotgun sequence genomic window carries:
- the LOC124634277 gene encoding AN1-type zinc finger protein 6 isoform X1 yields MERESNPMETLCRSGCGFYGNPSTDGLCSVCFKEALKKKQQPPASSPSPVSAPFVAAPSTPLAAAAPTVPSLPAQPQTHTDKLEEESGAGTSGASTGTSDTDADDKDPSKDKKKKNRCAVCRKKVGLTDVYGGVGSGFECRCGGLFCAVHRYSDKHECSFDYRELGAQEIRRNNPVVVSQKIHKI; encoded by the exons ATGGAGCGTGAATCGAATCCGATGGAGACGTTGTGCCGCTCGGGGTGCGGATTCTACGGAAACCCCTCAACAGACGGACTCTGCTCAGTGTGCTTTAAG GAGGCTCTAAAGAAGAAGCAACAGCCGCCGGCGTCGTCACCGTCGCCTGTGTCGGCGCCCTTCGTGGCAGCGCCGTCGACGCCGCTGGCCGCGGCCGCGCCCACCGTGCCCAGCCTCCCAGCCCAGCCACAGACCCACACAGAC AAATTGGAAGAGGAGAGCGGAGCCGGCACAAGCGGGGCGAGCACTGGCACGTCGGACACCGATGCGGACGACAAGGATCCCAGCAAGgacaaaaagaaaaagaatagATGCGCCGTTTGCCGCAAGAAGGTTGGCCTCACAG ATGTGTATGGTGGTGTTGGCTCAGGGTTCGAGTGCCGCTGCGGAGGGCTGTTCTGCGCGGTGCACCGGTACAGCGACAAGCACGAGTGCTCGTTCGACTACCGGGAGCTGGGCGCGCAGGAGATCCGCCGCAACAACCCCGTCGTGGTGTCGCAGAAGATACACAAGATATGA
- the LOC124634277 gene encoding AN1-type zinc finger protein 6 isoform X2, whose translation MERESNPMETLCRSGCGFYGNPSTDGLCSVCFKEALKKKQQPPASSPSPVSAPFVAAPSTPLAAAAPTVPSLPAQPQTHTDKLEEESGAGTSGASTGTSDTDADDKDPSKDKKKKNRCAVCRKKVGLTGSGFECRCGGLFCAVHRYSDKHECSFDYRELGAQEIRRNNPVVVSQKIHKI comes from the exons ATGGAGCGTGAATCGAATCCGATGGAGACGTTGTGCCGCTCGGGGTGCGGATTCTACGGAAACCCCTCAACAGACGGACTCTGCTCAGTGTGCTTTAAG GAGGCTCTAAAGAAGAAGCAACAGCCGCCGGCGTCGTCACCGTCGCCTGTGTCGGCGCCCTTCGTGGCAGCGCCGTCGACGCCGCTGGCCGCGGCCGCGCCCACCGTGCCCAGCCTCCCAGCCCAGCCACAGACCCACACAGAC AAATTGGAAGAGGAGAGCGGAGCCGGCACAAGCGGGGCGAGCACTGGCACGTCGGACACCGATGCGGACGACAAGGATCCCAGCAAGgacaaaaagaaaaagaatagATGCGCCGTTTGCCGCAAGAAGGTTGGCCTCACAG GCTCAGGGTTCGAGTGCCGCTGCGGAGGGCTGTTCTGCGCGGTGCACCGGTACAGCGACAAGCACGAGTGCTCGTTCGACTACCGGGAGCTGGGCGCGCAGGAGATCCGCCGCAACAACCCCGTCGTGGTGTCGCAGAAGATACACAAGATATGA
- the LOC124634277 gene encoding AN1-type zinc finger protein 6 isoform X3, with protein MERESNPMETLCRSGCGFYGNPSTDGLCSVCFKEALKKKQQPPASSPSPVSAPFVAAPSTPLAAAAPTVPSLPAQPQTHTDKLEEESGAGTSGASTGTSDTDADDKDPSKDKKKKNRCAVCRKKVGLTGFECRCGGLFCAVHRYSDKHECSFDYRELGAQEIRRNNPVVVSQKIHKI; from the exons ATGGAGCGTGAATCGAATCCGATGGAGACGTTGTGCCGCTCGGGGTGCGGATTCTACGGAAACCCCTCAACAGACGGACTCTGCTCAGTGTGCTTTAAG GAGGCTCTAAAGAAGAAGCAACAGCCGCCGGCGTCGTCACCGTCGCCTGTGTCGGCGCCCTTCGTGGCAGCGCCGTCGACGCCGCTGGCCGCGGCCGCGCCCACCGTGCCCAGCCTCCCAGCCCAGCCACAGACCCACACAGAC AAATTGGAAGAGGAGAGCGGAGCCGGCACAAGCGGGGCGAGCACTGGCACGTCGGACACCGATGCGGACGACAAGGATCCCAGCAAGgacaaaaagaaaaagaatagATGCGCCGTTTGCCGCAAGAAGGTTGGCCTCACAG GGTTCGAGTGCCGCTGCGGAGGGCTGTTCTGCGCGGTGCACCGGTACAGCGACAAGCACGAGTGCTCGTTCGACTACCGGGAGCTGGGCGCGCAGGAGATCCGCCGCAACAACCCCGTCGTGGTGTCGCAGAAGATACACAAGATATGA
- the LOC124634278 gene encoding uncharacterized protein LOC124634278, with translation MENDPSKKESKGKRIFKKAIRRNSKSNNSSQNSALEQGIGVTRSKSFENKRLSIEINDSAPLPTPDGTKEKVDAGQKIKLEDKSQNQECSLTIQDQLTDSGKNRKVVGIQDTKETPSGSKSAKFISPKLEIKEPRPSEAEGGKKNLKRVGFPDASQNVVSLIPIVNSLWSKFVI, from the coding sequence ATGGAAAATGACCCTAGCAAAAAAGAGTCGAAGGGGAAGAGGATATTCAAAAAAGCAATTCGTCGCAATAGCAAATCTAACAATAGCAGTCAGAACTCTGCCTTAGAGCAAGGCATCGGCGTGACACGATCAAAGAGCTTCGAAAATAAAAGACTTTCCATCGAGATAAACGACAGTGCGCCGCTACCCACACCCGATGGCACCAAGGAAAAGGTGGATGCTGGTCAGAAAATCAAGCTAGAAGATAAATCACAAAACCAGGAATGTTCCTTGACAATCCAGGATCAGCTAACAGACTCGGGCAAAAACAGAAAGGTCGTGGGCATACAGGACACCAAAGAGACGCCCTCTGGATCCAAGAGCGCCAAATTCATTTCTCCTAAGCTTGAGATAAAAGAACCGCGCCCTTCAGAAGCAGAAGGAGGCAAAAAGAACCTTAAAAGGGTTGGTTTTCCTGATGCATCTCAAAATGTTGTCAGTTTAATTCCAATAGTTAACTCATTGTGGTCCAAGTTCGTCATTTGA